The Salvelinus namaycush isolate Seneca chromosome 8, SaNama_1.0, whole genome shotgun sequence genome has a segment encoding these proteins:
- the si:ch73-330k17.3 gene encoding IGFBP domain-containing protein, with the protein MWLLVVAVAASLGVSGSETSHRSEAQSQTLQALHCPPCERIHCTHRRALKLQCKGGLTTGVCGCCPACARTAGESCGGTWDYLGKCDEGLVCVYQDSVSEAEGKPDAGERKGICKAVLETLDVESCRPECTWEYCQANPNEVCSARSVSLEKQECHGTCQHTSCSSCLVLRPPASCPQTCAPSDPTCLHRFGRCVHNHLAEPHRHHHHHHPICHHNLQSNAEGYFVCLVPGCLN; encoded by the exons ATGTGGCTgttggtagtagcagtagcagcatcaCTGGGGGTGTCAGGGTCAGAGACCTCACACCGATCCGAGGCCCAGTCCCAGACCCTCCAGGCCCTCCACTGTCCGCCCTGTGAGAGGATCCACTGCACCCACCGCCGGGCCCTGAAGCTCCAGTGTAAAGGTGGCCTGACCACAGGGGTCTGCGGCTGCTGCCCAGCCTGTGCCAGGACGGCTGGGGAGAGCTGTGGTGGGACCTGGGACTACCTGGGCAAGTGTGACGAGGGGCTGGTGTGTGTCTACCAGGACTCTGTCTCGGAAGCTGAGGGAAAACCAGACGCAGGGGAACGTAAAGGTATCTGTAAAGCAG TGCTGGAGACCCTGGATGTGGAGTCCTGTCGCCCAGAATGCACCTGGGAGTACTGTCAGGCCAATCCTAATGAGGTGTGCTCTGCCAG GTCAGTGTCCCTGGAGAAGCAAGAGTGTCATGGTACCTGCCAGCACACGTCATGCTCCAGCTGTCTTGTCTTGAGACCCCCAGCCTCCTGCCCACAGACCTGTGCCCCCTCAGACCCCACCTGCCTGCACCGCTTTGGGAGGTGTGTTCACAACCACCTGGCCGAGCCCCAccgtcaccaccaccaccaccaccccatctGCCACCACAACCTACAG AGTAATGCGGAGGGGTATTTTGTGTGCTTGGTGCCTGGATGTCTGAACTGA
- the LOC120052338 gene encoding protein mono-ADP-ribosyltransferase PARP16-like, protein MQPPLPPDEVRELVCSCLHRDPVAADLRCSLFVAAAQSYKRDSLLRPYPPRYIRDTDTKEFDELLSDVSSLPGVRELVRLRPGKADHHLALTHWVLFSKSFAVKTLQKDEYVKLCNLTEAEGISTPVPDFLFELEYCDQMNVKFEKTRAGRDLFYAFHGSRLENFHSIIHNGLHCHLNKTSLFGEGTYLTSDLSMAVLYSPHGNGWGDSLLGPLLSCVAMCEVIDHPDVKCQVKRKDSETIDRQRSRARNSEGGEVPQKYFVVTNNQLLRVKYLLVYSQRRHLSRHSQGRSWLVRHHFAIMMSLYLLLLIFIGTFNSTTFLSFWNRLFR, encoded by the exons ATGCAGCCGCCACTCCCGCCAGATGAAGTCAGAGAGCTGGTGTGTTCCTGTCTTCACAGGGACCCAGTAGCTGCTGACCTGAGATGCAGCCTGTTTGTTGCTGCTGCTCAGAGCTACAAGAGGGACTCACTGCTCAGACCCTACCCCCCCAGATATATCAGAGACACTGACACCAAGGAGTTTGATGAGCTG CTGTCAGATGTGAGCAGTTTGCCTGGTGTGAGGGAGCTGGTGAGATTGAGACCTGGCAAAGCTGACCATCATCTGGCCCTCACACACTGGGTTCTCTTCTCCAAGAGCTTCGCTGTGAAGACACTACAGAAAGACGAG TATGTCAAGCTCTGTAACCTGACAGAGGCTGAGGGGATCTCTACGCCGGTCCCGGACTTCCTGTTTGAGCTAGAGTACTGCGACCAGATGAACGTTAAGTTTGAGAAGACGCGGGCGGGACGTGACCTCTTCTATGCATTCCACGGCAGCCGACTGGAGAACTTCCATTCTATCATACACAACGGACTACACTGCCACCTCAACAAG ACGTCATTGTTCGGAGAGGGCACCTACCTCACCAGTGACCTCAGCATGGCGGTCCTCTACAGTCCCCATGGCAACGGTTGGGGCGACAGCCTCCTGGGACCGTTGCTAAGCTGTGTCGCCATGTGTGAGGTCATTGACCACCCAGACGTCAAGTGCCAGGTAAAGAGGAAAG ACTCTGAGACCATTGACCGGCAGCGATCCAGAGCCAGgaacagtgaaggaggagaggtcCCTCAGAAGTACTTTGTGGTCACCAACAATCAGCTGCTCCGAGTCAAATACTTGCTCGTGTACTCTCAGAGAAGACACCTGTCCAG ACATTCCCAGGGCAGGTCGTGGCTGGTCAGACATCACTTTGCCATTATGATGAGTCTCTACCTACTCCTTCTCATCTTCATCGGTACCTTCAACTCCACCACATTCCTCTCCTTCTGGAACCGGCTCTTCCGGTGA